GCGCCAGGCGTCCATGCGCGGCTCCAGGCATCCAAGGTGGACGATCTCGAAGGCCAGGGAGGCAGCATCCTCGATCTGTCGACGATCCACGTGGGCGCGTACATCCTGCTTCGTCAGGAGAAGGCGCGTGGGGCCAGTGCGGTCGTCGAAACCGGAGACCATGCGAAACGCCGGAATGCCCGCTTCGGCGAAGTTCGCGTGATCGGAGTTTCTCTGCAGCGGCCGGTGAATGCCAAGCGGAACGCCAGATGCCCGAGATGCCTCGGCCAGCAAGGGTTCGATGCCGGGAAAATCGCTGGTCAGGGCCGTCAGATGGGCTCCGCATCCGACAGTATCGAGATTCACGTTCAGGGCGATCGCATCGCGCTCCCGCTGCGACAATCCGGCGATGTAATGGCGCGAGCCCGTCAGCGCCCATTCCTCGGCATTGAAGAATGCAAGGCGCACGCCCCGCCTGCGCCCCTCCATGCGTCGCACGCGCCCGGCAACGGAAAGGGCAACCGCCAACCCGGTCGCATTGTCCATCGCGCTTTCGGCCAGGTCGTGCCCGTCGATATGCGCGGACAATACGATCCACTCGTCGATGCTGCCCGGCATGTCGAAGAACAGGTTTTCCGCCGTCGCTTCGGTTTCTTCGGTGGCGATCCGCAGGCGGATCGGTTCGCCCTCGTGAGCCGAAAGACGTTCGGCAAGCTCCAGCGAGATGCCGGCCGCCGGTATGCCGGCGCCGTCGGTGCGGCCCGAAGACCCCGTTACCGGAGACTCCCGCAACGGA
This genomic window from Aureimonas sp. OT7 contains:
- a CDS encoding M28 family metallopeptidase; translated protein: MSQTPSAFPHLSADLDAICDTGGRLTGTPSETKAVALLKTLGRRATGVDPMVQSFAYGGWRALAASLELADGSRHACHPLVRTVPTSSAGLTAEVVDLGRGTEADFAARAGRIPGRIVLVRHELMFSADTVHRRLKYGWAKEYGAAGFLIAGPLRESPVTGSSGRTDGAGIPAAGISLELAERLSAHEGEPIRLRIATEETEATAENLFFDMPGSIDEWIVLSAHIDGHDLAESAMDNATGLAVALSVAGRVRRMEGRRRGVRLAFFNAEEWALTGSRHYIAGLSQRERDAIALNVNLDTVGCGAHLTALTSDFPGIEPLLAEASRASGVPLGIHRPLQRNSDHANFAEAGIPAFRMVSGFDDRTGPTRLLLTKQDVRAHVDRRQIEDAASLAFEIVHLGCLEPRMDAWRTRQQAA